Proteins encoded by one window of Aphidius gifuensis isolate YNYX2018 linkage group LG2, ASM1490517v1, whole genome shotgun sequence:
- the LOC122848299 gene encoding malate dehydrogenase, mitochondrial-like: protein MFMSSSVWKTNIFSKSLKSKDLNKRFKSMKVAVLGAGGKTGNALSFFLKHCSLIDELSLYDVTPINHISHELNHIDTKCKVTSSLPGDEGLAETLKNSKIVMITAGLPLKNENIKNDIFMTNGEILATYITQIIKHCPRALVSVATSPINKLIPLSAEVYKRFGIFDANRLFGITTLNCLRANLLSSKIINIIPEYINVPVVGGCCSMTCVPLFSQAKPSNEFTSEQISRLINAVKVGEEDDVMKEHHDNEKSSFSMGFAAARFCISLCKGLKEHRGIVECAYVRSCVLPEVKYFAAPIELGPDGVQRHLGLPSLTLYESKILDNVLPVIKSDIQAGETLALGSCSTSSEFCKKPFDICQQEISANMMKEIVNHPRNFI, encoded by the exons atGTTTATGTCATCATCAGTTTGGaagacaaatatattttcaaaatctttAAAATCAAAAGATCTAAATAAACGTTTTAAATCTATGAAAGTTGCTGTTCTTGGTGCTGGTGGAAAAActg gaaatgcattatcattttttttaaagcactGTTCATTGATTGATGAATTGTCATTATACGATGTCACTCCAATAAATCATATAAGTCATGAATTAAATCACATTGATACAAAATGCAAAGTAACATCATCATTACCAGGTGATGAAGGCTTGGCagagacattaaaaaattcaaaaattgtcaTGATAACTGCTGGTCTacctttaaaaaatgaaaatataaaaaatgatattttcatgACGAATGGTGAAATTCTGGCAACTTATATTACTCAAATAATCAAGCACTGTCCTCGT GCATTAGTTAGTGTTGCAACAAGtccaattaataaattaataccatTGTCTGCTGAAGTTTATAAAAGATTTGGTATATTTGATGCAAATCGTTTATTTGGTATAACAACATTAAATTGTTTACgtgcaaatttattatcatcaaaaataattaatattataccaGAATATATTAATGTACCAGTTGTTGGTGGTTGTTGTTCAATGACTTGTGTACCATTATTTTCACAAGCCAAGCcttcaaatgaatttacaagt GAACAAATTAGCAGACTTATTAATGCAGTTAAAGTGGGCGAGGAAGATGATGTGATGAAAGAACATCATGATAATGAAAAGTCTTCATTTTCCATGGGTTTTGCTGCTGCACGATTTTGTATTTCTTTGTGCAAGg gtTTAAAAGAACATCGTGGTATTGTTGAGTGTGCATATGTACGTTCATGTGTACTACCAGAAGTTAAATACTTTGCAGCGCCAATTGAACTCGGACCTGATGGTGTTCAAAGACATCTAGGTTTACCATCATTAACATTATATGAATCGAAAATTCTTGATAATGTTTTACCAGTTATTAAAAGTGACATTCAAGCTGGcgag acACTTGCTTTGGGATCATGTTCTACATCATctgaattttgtaaaaaaccaTTTGATATTTGTCAACAAGAAATATCAGCAAATATGATGAAGGAAATTGTCAATCAtccaagaaattttatttaa
- the LOC122848301 gene encoding cytochrome b5 domain-containing protein 1 translates to MDNNKSDPDFLSCHCDEIFYLPSEVVIHNKPDDCWVSYFGGVYDLTKFCNEADDEDVIKPIIANAGKDISHWFDHGKNDIKYQLDESSGDVVICCPHGKIPNIIFGSKFRPLDKCPWWLDENYKIGNLTINSRPCKIVNTLTSCEVIILVCEEDKISKIQERYLAFNCHASNYIWKFNGKKLDMNKTMTENGMIDERERYTNCGLPENIYVPCIMCYFKDDLTVA, encoded by the exons gattttttatcatgtcattgtgatgaaatattttatctacCAAGTGAAGTTGTAATTCATAATAAGCCTGATGATTGTTGGGTATCATATTTTGGTGGAGTTTatgatttaacaaaattttgcAATGAagctgatgatgaagatgtaATTAAACCAATTATTGCAAATGCTGGAAAGGATATTAGCCATTGGTTTGATCAtggaaaaaatgatattaaatatcaGCTTGATGAATCAAGTGGTGATGTTGTTATTTGTTGTCCACATGgaaaaattccaaatattatttttggatCGAAATTTCGTCCGCTTGACAAGTGTCCATGGTGgcttgatgaaaattataaaattggtaATTTAACTATTAATTCAAGACCatgtaaaattgtaaatactcTAACTTCCTGTGAAGTTATTATActg gtTTGTGAAGAGgataaaatttcgaaaattcaAGAACGATATTTGGCTTTTAATTGTCATGCAAGTAATTATATTTGgaaatttaatggaaaaaaacttgatatgaaTAAAACAATGACTGAAAATGGAATGATTGATGAACGTGAACGTTATACAAATTGTGGTTTacctgaaaatatatatgtaccaTGTATCATGTGTTACTTTAAAGATGATTTAACTGTGGCATGA